A single Thermaerobacter sp. FW80 DNA region contains:
- the ald gene encoding alanine dehydrogenase gives MPVAPGCATIASQSGGGRAPPGRSRTAASGTAAPGPPEPPTGSGRVRPTPARPVAHGTGVRGPRRRPAARPQRGGVAGMAVIGVPREIKRHENRVALTPAGTHALVQAGHTVLIERGAGEGSGFRDEDYADAGAQLVPHPEAVWEAADLVLKVKEPLPEEYRFFRPGLTLFTYLHLAADEALTRALLDRGVTAIAYETVQRADGSLPLLTPMSEVAGRMAPQVGAHFLERAHGGRGVLLGGVPGVPPADVVIIGGGTVGRNAARIALGLGARVTVLDVRPEVLRWFDDVYGGRITTLMSNEYNIAHAVRRADLLIGAVLIPGARAPRLVSEAMVRSMKPGSVIVDVAVDQGGSIATIDRVTTHDAPTYERHGVVHYAVANMPGAVPRTSTLALTNATLPYVLDLARLGVEEAVRRDPALARGVNAYRGRLTHRAVAEAHRLPYTPLEEAGLEAHPGAAGGR, from the coding sequence TTGCCGGTAGCCCCTGGGTGTGCTACCATCGCGTCGCAGTCCGGCGGCGGAAGGGCCCCGCCGGGCCGGTCCCGCACCGCCGCGTCGGGGACCGCGGCGCCAGGGCCGCCGGAACCGCCGACCGGATCGGGCCGGGTTCGTCCGACGCCGGCACGGCCCGTCGCCCACGGGACCGGGGTTCGGGGGCCGAGGCGCCGGCCCGCGGCCCGACCGCAACGGGGAGGCGTAGCTGGCATGGCCGTCATCGGCGTGCCGCGGGAGATCAAGCGCCACGAGAACCGGGTGGCCCTGACCCCCGCGGGAACCCACGCGCTGGTCCAGGCGGGCCACACCGTGCTGATCGAGCGGGGGGCGGGCGAGGGCAGCGGCTTCCGCGACGAGGACTACGCCGACGCCGGTGCCCAGCTGGTGCCCCACCCCGAGGCCGTCTGGGAGGCCGCCGATCTCGTCCTCAAGGTCAAGGAGCCCTTGCCCGAGGAGTATCGCTTCTTCCGCCCGGGGCTGACGCTCTTCACGTACCTCCACCTGGCCGCCGACGAGGCCCTGACCCGGGCGCTGCTGGACCGCGGGGTGACGGCCATCGCGTACGAGACCGTCCAGCGTGCCGACGGCTCCCTGCCGCTGCTGACGCCCATGAGCGAGGTGGCCGGCCGCATGGCGCCCCAGGTGGGGGCCCACTTCCTCGAGCGGGCCCACGGCGGTCGCGGCGTGCTGCTGGGCGGGGTCCCCGGCGTCCCGCCGGCGGACGTGGTGATCATCGGCGGCGGCACCGTCGGCCGGAACGCGGCCCGCATCGCCCTGGGCCTCGGCGCCCGCGTCACGGTGCTGGACGTCCGGCCCGAGGTCCTGCGCTGGTTCGACGACGTCTACGGCGGCCGGATCACCACCCTGATGTCCAACGAGTACAACATCGCCCACGCGGTGCGGCGGGCCGACCTCTTGATCGGCGCCGTGCTGATCCCCGGCGCCCGGGCGCCGCGGCTGGTCAGCGAGGCGATGGTCCGGTCGATGAAGCCGGGGTCGGTGATCGTCGACGTCGCCGTCGACCAGGGCGGCTCCATCGCCACCATCGACCGGGTGACCACCCACGACGCGCCCACCTACGAGCGGCACGGCGTCGTCCACTACGCCGTGGCCAACATGCCGGGCGCCGTCCCCCGGACGTCGACCCTGGCCCTGACCAATGCCACCCTGCCCTACGTGCTGGACCTCGCCCGCCTGGGGGTGGAGGAGGCCGTGCGCCGCGACCCTGCCCTGGCCCGCGGCGTCAACGCCTACCGCGGTCGCCTGACCCACCGGGCCGTGGCGGAGGCCCAC
- a CDS encoding stage II sporulation protein M, whose translation MLEYLRRALMAAVRQHQAALVLAAVVLTAGIVTGALQVARLDPAQQAQVGQYLDYLMATAPGAAGPPPEAAAGAGDLAAPGAGAAPWPTILGGNLRQVAVAWAAGFLVLGLPVALGVLFLHGYSLGFAVAAMTAHWQWRGLLVALAAVFPPNLLQLPALVLVAAAATRLAVQVAASRVRRDLPALASPWSPYLALGVLATLLALGAAWVEVAVAPALLGLTRRLVF comes from the coding sequence ATGCTGGAATATCTGCGCCGCGCCCTGATGGCCGCCGTCCGCCAGCACCAGGCCGCGCTGGTCCTGGCCGCGGTCGTCCTCACGGCGGGGATCGTCACCGGGGCCCTGCAGGTGGCCCGGCTCGATCCCGCCCAGCAGGCCCAGGTGGGACAATACCTGGACTACCTGATGGCCACCGCCCCCGGCGCCGCGGGGCCGCCCCCGGAGGCCGCGGCGGGGGCCGGCGACCTGGCGGCACCGGGGGCCGGCGCGGCACCCTGGCCAACGATCCTGGGCGGCAACCTGCGCCAGGTGGCGGTCGCCTGGGCGGCGGGTTTCCTGGTCCTGGGACTGCCCGTCGCCCTGGGCGTGCTCTTCCTGCATGGCTACAGCCTGGGCTTCGCGGTGGCGGCCATGACCGCCCACTGGCAGTGGCGCGGCCTCCTGGTGGCCTTGGCCGCCGTCTTCCCCCCCAACCTGCTGCAGCTCCCCGCCCTGGTCCTGGTGGCCGCGGCCGCCACCCGCCTGGCCGTCCAGGTGGCCGCCAGCCGGGTCCGGCGCGATCTGCCCGCGCTGGCCTCGCCGTGGTCGCCGTACCTCGCCCTCGGGGTGCTGGCGACCCTCCTCGCCCTCGGCGCTGCCTGGGTCGAGGTCGCCGTGGCGCCGGCGCTGCTCGGCCTGACCCGGCGCTTGGTCTTCTAG
- a CDS encoding NUDIX hydrolase encodes MERPLHTETVWTGRVFDLRRATVRLEDGREAQREWVEHPGSVVIAAVTAAREVLLVRQYRLPAGRELWELPAGRREPGEDPLAGARRELEEETGYRARTWRLLARCFASPGYTSEHKWLFLAQDLERGARHPDPDEAIAVRAVPLAEAMAMAERGEILDAKTLLGLLILERGGLLDEHGGPLDEGGGLLDERGGPPGHMDGPTRA; translated from the coding sequence ATGGAGAGGCCGCTGCACACGGAGACGGTGTGGACCGGTCGGGTCTTCGACCTCCGGCGGGCGACGGTGCGCCTGGAGGACGGTCGCGAGGCCCAGCGGGAGTGGGTCGAACACCCGGGCAGCGTGGTGATCGCCGCCGTCACCGCGGCCCGCGAGGTGCTGCTGGTCCGGCAGTACCGGCTGCCGGCCGGCCGGGAGCTCTGGGAGCTCCCGGCCGGCCGGCGGGAGCCCGGCGAGGACCCCCTCGCCGGCGCCCGGCGGGAGCTGGAGGAGGAGACGGGGTACCGGGCCCGCACGTGGCGGCTGCTGGCGCGCTGCTTCGCCTCCCCGGGCTACACCAGCGAGCACAAGTGGCTCTTCTTGGCCCAGGACCTGGAGCGCGGCGCCCGCCACCCCGATCCGGACGAGGCCATCGCCGTGCGGGCCGTGCCCCTGGCGGAGGCCATGGCCATGGCCGAGCGGGGGGAGATCCTGGACGCCAAGACCCTGCTGGGGCTCCTGATTCTCGAGCGCGGCGGGCTGCTCGACGAACACGGCGGGCCACTCGACGAAGGCGGCGGGCTGCTCGACGAACGCGGCGGTCCGCCGGGCCACATGGACGGGCCCACCCGCGCATAG
- a CDS encoding DUF3866 family protein, which translates to MLHARWGRVERILAVAGGRQELLVQVDGEWRRAVAYPDLVGTAVPGDRVWLNTTAVDLGLGTGGWDLVIAIPGRRPPPGRGEAMKLRYTPLQVRVPAAEEALAPLPAGLAGMPVVAVELHSQLAPVLAGWRWAGGGPAAAYVMTDGGALPAAVSRLVARLRARGWVQRVITAGQAFGGDDEAVHLASALLVARARGAAMAVVGMGPGILGTGEPLGHSGVDQAWALTLAHALGGRPVLVPRLSTADRRPRHRGLSHHTAGVMGVLAVPAWLALPRPLPEAAADALGRLAAAATVLPVEVSTAAAWRWWCREGPETASMGRGAEDDPPLFQAALAAGILAAVLASRPTAPGDG; encoded by the coding sequence GTGCTCCACGCCCGCTGGGGTCGGGTCGAGCGGATCCTGGCGGTCGCCGGCGGCCGCCAGGAGCTGCTGGTCCAGGTGGACGGCGAGTGGCGGCGGGCCGTGGCCTACCCCGACCTGGTGGGCACGGCGGTCCCGGGCGACCGCGTGTGGCTCAACACCACCGCCGTCGACCTCGGCCTCGGGACGGGTGGATGGGATCTCGTCATCGCCATCCCCGGCCGCCGACCGCCGCCGGGCCGGGGCGAGGCGATGAAGCTTCGCTACACCCCGCTGCAGGTGCGGGTGCCGGCGGCGGAGGAGGCGCTGGCGCCGCTGCCCGCCGGCCTCGCCGGCATGCCGGTGGTCGCGGTGGAGCTCCACAGCCAGCTGGCGCCGGTGCTCGCCGGCTGGCGTTGGGCCGGCGGCGGGCCGGCCGCGGCCTACGTGATGACCGACGGCGGCGCCCTGCCGGCGGCCGTGAGCCGCCTGGTGGCGCGCTTGCGGGCCCGGGGCTGGGTGCAGCGGGTGATCACCGCCGGCCAGGCCTTCGGCGGGGACGACGAGGCGGTCCACCTGGCCTCCGCCCTGCTGGTCGCCCGCGCCCGCGGGGCCGCCATGGCGGTGGTCGGGATGGGTCCCGGCATCCTGGGGACGGGCGAGCCCCTGGGCCACTCGGGCGTGGACCAGGCGTGGGCGCTGACCCTGGCCCACGCCCTGGGAGGGCGTCCCGTCCTGGTGCCCCGCCTCAGCACCGCCGACCGGCGCCCCCGGCACCGCGGGCTGAGCCACCACACCGCGGGCGTGATGGGGGTGCTCGCCGTCCCGGCCTGGCTCGCCCTGCCGCGGCCGTTGCCGGAGGCCGCGGCCGACGCCCTGGGTCGGCTGGCGGCGGCGGCGACGGTGCTGCCGGTGGAGGTGTCCACCGCCGCCGCCTGGCGCTGGTGGTGCCGGGAGGGGCCGGAGACGGCCAGCATGGGCCGCGGGGCGGAGGACGACCCGCCCCTCTTCCAGGCCGCCCTGGCCGCGGGCATCCTGGCGGCGGTGCTGGCGTCCCGGCCGACGGCGCCCGGCGACGGATAG
- a CDS encoding Glu/Leu/Phe/Val dehydrogenase dimerization domain-containing protein, protein MVFAKMEAMGHEQVVFCYDRATGLKAIIAIHDTTLGPALGGCRMWPYASEEEALVDALRLARGMTYKHAAMGLNFGGGKSVIIGDPRRDKSEMLFRAFGQFVDSLGGRYITAEDVGTAAEDMAYVAMETRHVVGLPGRSGDPSPATAYGVFRGIKACLGEAFGDESFQGRVVAIQGLGHVGAQLARLLHEAGARLVVTDIDPERAQRVAAEFGAQVVPPDAIYDVECDVFAPCALGAILNDDTIPRLRCRIVAGSANNQLAEPRHGEELARRGILYAPDYVINGGGVIHVADEYGPGGYDRDRAFARVATIYDKVKAILAMAREQGITTAEAADRLAEQRIRAIAQLRRLHMPSRLP, encoded by the coding sequence TTGGTGTTCGCGAAGATGGAGGCCATGGGCCACGAGCAGGTGGTCTTCTGCTACGACCGCGCCACCGGGCTCAAGGCCATCATCGCGATCCACGACACCACCCTGGGCCCGGCCCTCGGGGGTTGCCGCATGTGGCCGTACGCGTCGGAGGAGGAGGCCCTGGTCGACGCCCTGCGCCTGGCCCGCGGCATGACCTACAAGCACGCCGCCATGGGCCTGAACTTCGGCGGCGGCAAGAGCGTGATCATCGGCGATCCCCGGCGGGACAAGTCGGAGATGCTCTTCCGCGCCTTCGGCCAGTTCGTCGACTCGCTGGGCGGCCGGTACATCACCGCCGAGGACGTGGGCACCGCCGCCGAGGACATGGCGTACGTCGCCATGGAGACCCGCCACGTGGTGGGCCTCCCCGGCCGCAGCGGCGACCCCTCGCCCGCCACCGCCTACGGCGTGTTCCGCGGCATCAAGGCGTGCCTGGGCGAGGCCTTCGGCGACGAGTCCTTCCAGGGCCGGGTGGTGGCGATCCAGGGGCTGGGGCACGTGGGCGCCCAGCTGGCCCGGCTGCTCCACGAGGCCGGCGCCCGCCTGGTGGTGACCGACATCGACCCCGAGCGGGCGCAGCGGGTCGCCGCGGAGTTCGGCGCCCAGGTGGTGCCGCCCGACGCCATCTACGACGTGGAGTGCGACGTCTTCGCCCCCTGCGCCCTGGGGGCGATCCTCAACGACGACACCATCCCGCGGCTGCGCTGCCGCATCGTGGCCGGCTCCGCCAACAACCAGCTGGCCGAGCCCCGGCACGGGGAGGAGCTGGCGCGGCGGGGGATCCTCTACGCGCCCGACTACGTGATCAACGGCGGCGGCGTGATCCACGTGGCCGACGAGTACGGGCCGGGCGGCTATGACCGCGACCGGGCCTTCGCCCGCGTGGCGACGATCTACGACAAGGTCAAGGCGATCCTGGCCATGGCCCGGGAGCAGGGGATCACCACGGCGGAGGCCGCCGACCGGCTGGCGGAGCAGCGGATCCGTGCCATCGCCCAGCTGCGCCGCCTGCACATGCCGTCCCGGTTGCCGTAG
- a CDS encoding Glu/Leu/Phe/Val dehydrogenase dimerization domain-containing protein, which produces MSIFAAMAAGGHRQLVFCHDPAAGLRALVAIHDITLGPGLGGCRMWPYATEAEAVADALRLSQGMTAKSALAGVNYGGAKVVIWGDPNRDKSEVLFRALGRFVHSLGGMVVTGTDAGTNPEDFVAARQETPYLVGLPPAYGGSGDSSETTAYGVFVGIQACLEEVYGDGDLKGRRVAVQGCGKVGSKLVRRLVEAGAEVAVADVDAARSRAVARRYGARVVDPEAIYDEPCDVFAPCALGGVINDATVPRLRCRVVAGAANNQLAEPRHAAALQDRGILYAPDYVINAGGLIQVADELDGFDRDRVMRRTAAIGPMLRAIFRVARERSITTLEAAEWMVRRRLAGVAALRTVYRPQGGGPANPRAGGA; this is translated from the coding sequence GTGTCCATCTTCGCGGCCATGGCGGCCGGCGGCCACCGCCAGCTGGTGTTCTGCCACGATCCGGCGGCGGGGCTGAGGGCCCTCGTGGCCATCCACGACATCACCCTGGGGCCGGGGCTGGGCGGCTGCCGCATGTGGCCGTACGCCACCGAGGCCGAGGCGGTGGCCGATGCCCTCCGGCTCAGCCAGGGGATGACGGCCAAGTCCGCCCTGGCGGGGGTGAACTACGGCGGGGCCAAGGTGGTGATCTGGGGAGACCCCAACCGGGACAAGAGCGAGGTCCTCTTCCGCGCGCTGGGCCGGTTCGTCCACAGCCTGGGCGGCATGGTGGTCACGGGCACCGATGCGGGGACGAACCCGGAGGACTTCGTCGCCGCGCGCCAGGAGACGCCCTACCTGGTCGGCCTGCCGCCGGCCTACGGGGGCAGCGGCGACAGCTCGGAGACCACCGCCTACGGGGTCTTCGTCGGCATCCAGGCCTGCCTCGAGGAGGTGTACGGCGACGGCGACCTCAAGGGCCGCCGGGTCGCGGTCCAGGGGTGCGGCAAGGTGGGCAGCAAGCTGGTCCGGCGGCTGGTCGAGGCCGGTGCCGAGGTGGCGGTGGCCGACGTCGATGCCGCCCGGAGCCGGGCGGTGGCCCGCCGGTACGGCGCGCGGGTGGTGGACCCCGAGGCCATCTACGACGAGCCGTGCGACGTCTTTGCCCCCTGCGCCCTGGGCGGGGTGATCAACGACGCCACCGTCCCCCGCCTGCGCTGCCGCGTGGTCGCGGGGGCGGCCAACAACCAGCTGGCGGAGCCGCGCCACGCGGCGGCCCTCCAGGACCGCGGGATCCTCTACGCGCCGGACTACGTGATCAACGCCGGGGGGCTCATCCAGGTGGCCGACGAGCTGGACGGCTTCGACCGCGACCGGGTGATGCGCCGGACGGCCGCCATCGGTCCCATGCTGCGGGCCATCTTCCGCGTGGCGCGGGAGCGGTCCATCACCACGCTGGAGGCCGCCGAGTGGATGGTGCGCCGGCGACTGGCCGGGGTGGCGGCCCTGCGCACCGTCTACCGCCCGCAGGGTGGCGGCCCGGCGAACCCGCGGGCGGGCGGCGCCTGA
- a CDS encoding glycosyltransferase family 2 protein, producing the protein MRPADGRRGAPRAPASPGGRPSAAGDGARRVPAGGPTAAGGRPAVEAVIPAHNEAATVAATVRALAACPHLGRIWVVDDGSTDGTAAAARAAGAEVVRLPRRGGKARALLAGAAHTTAPWLLFADADLGGSAGQLARLVDLALAGRGDMLIAAPPRRPGRRGFGAAVGLARWGVERLAGRRLEAPLSGQRVLRRDVLACLDPVPPGWGIEVALTVAALRAGLEVVEVPLAIEHRVTGWHLAHLAHRGRQLGHIAWTLAAYARRREAGTPWGVAAR; encoded by the coding sequence GTGAGGCCCGCGGACGGCCGGCGCGGCGCTCCGAGGGCGCCCGCCAGCCCAGGCGGGCGGCCGTCCGCCGCGGGCGACGGCGCCCGCCGGGTGCCCGCCGGCGGGCCGACCGCCGCCGGCGGTCGGCCGGCGGTGGAGGCCGTGATCCCGGCCCACAACGAGGCGGCGACCGTGGCCGCCACGGTCCGCGCCCTGGCGGCGTGCCCTCACCTGGGCCGCATCTGGGTGGTGGACGACGGCTCGACGGACGGCACGGCCGCCGCCGCCCGCGCCGCGGGCGCCGAGGTGGTGCGCCTGCCGCGGCGCGGCGGCAAGGCCCGCGCCCTGCTGGCGGGGGCGGCCCACACCACGGCGCCCTGGCTGCTGTTCGCCGACGCGGACCTGGGCGGCTCCGCCGGCCAGCTGGCGCGGCTGGTGGACCTCGCCCTGGCGGGTCGCGGCGACATGCTGATCGCCGCGCCGCCGCGCCGCCCCGGCCGCCGGGGGTTCGGCGCCGCCGTCGGCCTCGCCCGCTGGGGCGTGGAACGCCTGGCGGGGCGGCGCCTGGAGGCTCCCCTCTCGGGCCAGCGCGTCTTGCGGCGCGACGTGCTGGCCTGCCTCGATCCCGTGCCCCCGGGCTGGGGCATCGAGGTGGCCCTCACCGTGGCCGCGCTGCGCGCGGGTCTCGAGGTGGTCGAGGTCCCCCTGGCCATCGAGCACCGCGTCACCGGATGGCACCTCGCCCACCTGGCCCACCGTGGCCGACAGCTGGGCCACATCGCCTGGACCCTGGCCGCCTACGCGCGTCGCCGCGAGGCGGGGACGCCTTGGGGGGTGGCGGCGCGGTGA
- a CDS encoding copper transporter, translating into MGRAGPLGLRYHLVTLVAVFLALGVGILIGAGLLDDRALLERQQALIRALERDFATLRQDTAHLRSENRRLSAELARYGQAQQALASLAVEGRLSGRRVAVVVLGDPDAPLARDAARLLQAAAARPGPRLAVDPGLARLSGPWPEVAAAALGMPGADPGRLAQGVAQALVAALTLPGGADAPAGVEGLAAVGGLTWQPASGDRPPRPDAVILIHAAGGGSEAILAPLLDALEGAGLTVVGLAPPGSGRTEAYARTGVPLVEAGSAADQVTLILTLAGQGERLQGLEGDGS; encoded by the coding sequence GTGGGACGCGCAGGCCCCCTCGGGCTTCGCTATCATCTGGTGACCCTGGTGGCGGTGTTCCTCGCCCTGGGCGTCGGCATCCTCATCGGCGCGGGGTTGCTCGACGACCGCGCCCTGCTGGAGCGCCAGCAGGCCCTGATCCGGGCCCTGGAACGGGACTTCGCCACCCTGCGCCAGGACACCGCCCACCTGCGCAGCGAGAACCGCCGGCTCAGCGCCGAGCTGGCCCGCTACGGCCAGGCCCAGCAGGCCCTGGCCTCGCTGGCGGTCGAGGGGCGCCTCAGCGGCCGACGGGTGGCCGTGGTCGTGCTCGGCGACCCCGATGCCCCCCTGGCCCGGGATGCCGCCCGCCTGTTGCAGGCGGCGGCGGCGCGACCCGGGCCGCGGCTCGCCGTCGACCCCGGCCTGGCCCGGCTGTCCGGCCCCTGGCCGGAGGTGGCGGCCGCCGCCCTGGGGATGCCCGGCGCCGATCCGGGACGTCTGGCGCAGGGCGTGGCCCAGGCGCTGGTGGCGGCCCTGACGCTCCCCGGGGGGGCGGACGCCCCCGCCGGGGTGGAGGGCCTGGCCGCGGTGGGCGGGCTGACCTGGCAGCCGGCGTCGGGGGACAGGCCGCCCCGGCCCGACGCGGTGATCCTGATCCACGCCGCCGGCGGAGGGTCGGAGGCGATCCTCGCCCCCCTGCTGGACGCCCTGGAGGGCGCCGGGCTGACCGTGGTCGGCCTCGCCCCGCCCGGCTCCGGCCGGACGGAGGCCTACGCCCGGACGGGCGTGCCGCTGGTGGAAGCCGGCTCGGCCGCCGATCAGGTCACCCTAATCCTCACCCTGGCGGGCCAGGGGGAGCGGCTCCAGGGGCTGGAGGGCGACGGGTCGTGA
- the steA gene encoding putative cytokinetic ring protein SteA, with the protein MRVTGTARVDRRTKRLVRRLRPGDIAVVAHRDMDEVAARSLIDAGVRAVLNADETLSGRYPAAGAACLLEAGIPVVDGLGEALLAQVQDGDPLWVEDGAVGCGERVIACGTPLTRQRLEERLAAAQANLDRELARFLENTLEWARRERDLILGRWEPPPLRTRMAGRPVLLVARGPSYRDDLAAIRPYIDEVRPVLVGIDGGADALLAEGYRPDLIIGDMDSVSDRALACGAELVVHAYPDGRAPGEARLRALGLPAVRFAAPGTSEDAAMLLAYQAGADLLVAVGSHTNLVDFLDKGRPGMASTLLVRLKVGTRLVDAKGVSRLYRSRVTGRHLVHLLVAALVPVAAVVAASPWLRTWVELLWLHARVALGW; encoded by the coding sequence GTGCGCGTGACCGGCACGGCGCGGGTCGACCGCCGCACCAAGCGGCTGGTGCGGCGCCTGCGTCCGGGCGACATCGCCGTGGTGGCCCATCGCGACATGGACGAGGTGGCGGCGCGCTCGCTGATCGACGCGGGCGTCCGCGCGGTGCTCAACGCGGACGAGACCCTGTCGGGTCGCTATCCCGCCGCGGGCGCGGCCTGCCTGCTGGAGGCCGGCATCCCGGTGGTGGACGGGCTGGGCGAGGCCCTGCTCGCGCAGGTGCAGGACGGGGACCCCCTCTGGGTCGAGGACGGCGCGGTGGGGTGCGGCGAGCGCGTCATCGCCTGCGGCACGCCCCTCACGCGCCAGCGGCTGGAGGAGCGGCTGGCCGCCGCCCAGGCCAACCTGGACCGCGAGCTGGCCCGGTTCCTGGAGAACACCCTGGAGTGGGCCCGGCGGGAACGGGATCTGATCCTTGGTCGCTGGGAGCCGCCGCCGCTGCGCACCCGCATGGCGGGCCGGCCCGTCCTGCTGGTGGCGCGGGGGCCGTCGTACCGGGACGACCTGGCCGCCATCCGACCGTACATCGACGAGGTGCGGCCGGTGCTGGTGGGTATCGACGGCGGCGCCGACGCCCTCCTGGCCGAGGGGTACCGGCCGGACCTGATCATCGGCGACATGGACAGCGTCTCCGATCGGGCGCTGGCCTGCGGCGCCGAGCTGGTGGTCCACGCCTACCCCGACGGTCGGGCGCCGGGCGAGGCGCGGCTGCGCGCCCTCGGTCTGCCGGCGGTGCGCTTCGCGGCCCCCGGGACCAGCGAGGACGCGGCGATGCTCTTGGCCTACCAGGCGGGGGCGGACCTGCTGGTGGCCGTCGGCTCCCACACGAACCTGGTGGACTTCCTGGACAAGGGACGCCCCGGCATGGCCAGCACCCTGCTGGTGCGGCTCAAGGTCGGCACCCGTCTGGTGGACGCCAAGGGCGTCAGCCGCCTGTATCGGTCGCGCGTGACGGGGCGACACCTGGTCCATCTGCTGGTGGCCGCCCTGGTGCCCGTGGCGGCCGTGGTCGCCGCATCCCCCTGGCTGCGCACGTGGGTGGAGCTGCTGTGGCTGCACGCGCGGGTGGCCCTGGGGTGGTGA
- the spo0A gene encoding sporulation transcription factor Spo0A, with protein sequence MVQAAGAVAEPFPAASATSIRVLIADDNREFCELLAAYLEKQGDMELVGVAHDGQEVIERIQAVQPDVVLLDVIMPHLDGIGVLETLAAMDLPRRPRVVMLTAFGQEAVSRRVAELGASYFVLKPFDLEVLAERIRQVAGSPARPARRSPLSARDRNLEVEVTNLLHQIGIPAHIKGYLYLREAILRVVHRVELLGAVTKELYPSIALKYDTTPSRVERAIRHAIEVAWNRGNLEVVHRLFGHTVHADRGKPTNSEFIAMVADRLRMDMK encoded by the coding sequence ATGGTGCAGGCCGCAGGCGCCGTTGCCGAGCCCTTCCCCGCCGCCTCGGCGACTTCGATCCGCGTCCTCATCGCCGACGACAACCGGGAGTTCTGCGAGCTCCTGGCCGCCTACCTGGAGAAGCAGGGCGACATGGAGCTCGTGGGGGTCGCCCACGACGGCCAGGAGGTGATCGAGCGCATCCAGGCCGTCCAGCCCGACGTGGTCCTGTTGGATGTGATCATGCCGCACCTGGACGGCATCGGCGTGCTGGAGACCCTGGCCGCCATGGACCTGCCGCGCCGCCCACGGGTGGTGATGCTGACCGCCTTCGGCCAGGAGGCCGTCAGCCGCCGGGTGGCCGAGCTCGGCGCCAGCTACTTCGTGCTCAAGCCCTTCGACCTGGAGGTGCTGGCCGAGCGCATCCGCCAGGTGGCCGGCTCGCCCGCCCGTCCTGCCCGCCGTAGCCCCCTCAGCGCGCGCGATCGCAACCTGGAGGTGGAGGTGACGAACCTGCTCCACCAGATCGGCATCCCCGCCCACATCAAGGGCTACCTCTACCTGCGGGAGGCGATCCTGCGCGTCGTCCACCGGGTGGAGCTCCTGGGGGCGGTGACCAAGGAGCTCTACCCCTCCATCGCCCTGAAGTACGACACCACGCCGAGCCGCGTGGAGCGGGCGATCCGCCATGCCATCGAGGTGGCGTGGAACCGCGGCAACCTGGAGGTGGTCCATCGCCTGTTCGGCCACACGGTCCACGCGGACCGCGGCAAGCCCACCAACTCCGAGTTCATCGCCATGGTGGCGGACCGCCTGCGCATGGACATGAAGTAG